The sequence below is a genomic window from Neomicrococcus aestuarii.
GCATCTCACGCAAGCTCGAAGAATCCGGCAATACCATTGTGCCGCTCCAGCTGTACTTCAAGGACGGCCGGGCAAAGCTGGAAATCGCGATTGCCAAGGGTAAGAAGGACTACGACAAGCGTCAGACCCTTCGCGAAAAGCAGGACAACCGCGAGGCACAGCGCGCTATGCGCCAGCGTAACCGCGGCCAAGATGTGGACTAGTCCACAACCATTTTTTAGGCAGTCCTTTAGCTTCGACCTTCCCTTGGGAATGTTTTCGGCAGAGGTTGCGTTATAGTAGGAGTCCGCTCTTGAAAGAGGGCGGCGTTGATCCCAGCAATGGGAATTGACAACTGAACATGGGGATGATCGGTTTCGACGATGTGAGTTGAGACAGGTGAAGCGGGCCGAGGATGCAGGGTTATCTCGTAAACGCTCTCTGTAAACCAATAAGTGCCGAATCTAAGCGCACTGACTTCGCTCTCGCTGCCTAAGCAGCCAGACGGTCCGTTAGCCCGAGTTTGCTATTGACCCGGAATCTAACGTCATTTAGATAGCCACTGCTGAACGTTCTTGTCGCTGGAACGTTCGGGACTTTTAGGCGACTGTGCCCAGGGGAACCGCAAGGTCGAACTGCTTGTTTGTAAGACAGTTCATGGGGCAGAGAAATTTCCAGCGCAAACTGCGCCCGGAGAAGCCCTGACAAAGCCACATCGGACGCGGGTTCAATTCCCGCCATCTCCACGAACGAAGGCCACTAGCTCACGCTGGTGGCCTTTTTTCATGCAATTTTCCTTAGATGACAAGGGAAAATAGATTAGCGCGAGAAAGTTCCAGAGGACGCCTGGATGGACACGTAAGTGCATCTACAAGCAAATCTCAGGCTCAAAGTTGTACTAAAAGTGTCATGAAAGTTTCACGGTTCGCGTCGTAAATCGACCGCGGTTATACCCTGTTATGAACCGGCCTGGGTTTCGTAGAGAGCCGTGTTACGCAGCAGCGGGCTCGCTGCTGTCCCGTGGTTCATCGTAATACAACGCTTCGTACTCCACCGGCGGCAGGTCCCCGATACTCGAATGCAGTCTCTGAGTGTTGAACCAGCTCACCCACGCAGCGGTGGCCTGCTCGACCTGCTGCCAGGACTCCCAGAGCTTTTGTTCGTGCCAAATCACCTCGGCTTTGAACAGTCCGATCGTGGACTCCATCAACGCGTTATCCAGCGCATCACCGATCGTGCCGATCGAACCGGTGATGCCCGCCGCGGCCAGTTGCTCGGTGAATGCCAGAGCTGTGTACTGGCTGCCGGCGTCACTGTGATGCAAAAGCCCCTGCGTGGTGAACTCGCTGTTCGTCCTACGCCGGATGAATAACGATTGTTCCAAGGCCGATTGCACCAAAAGGCTGGTCTTGGTTCTCATCACCGGCCACCCGAGAATCCGACGCGAGAAGACATCGGTAATAAAGCTGACATAGCAAAAACCCTGGGGTGTCCACACATAGGTGAAGTCCGCCACCCACCATTGATCCGGTCGCGTGGGCCAGTTCCATCGGCGTTGGACGTGGTCCGGATGCCGCAGGCCCTGCGGATCCTGGCGGGTCGTGACCGTGGTGCGTTTCCCACGCCGGATCCCGGTGATGCCCAGCAGCTTCATCAGCCGTTCGACCTGATCCCGGCCTGCCTCGATACCGGCACGCAGCGCTGCTTTC
It includes:
- a CDS encoding IS3 family transposase (programmed frameshift), which gives rise to MPAPRKYDAESQARAVRLYQERLEQGNIAQTRARQEIGELLGINLGTLRNWIRREQGEGLTPAASASQEPANEEVARLRRENAQLRRANEILKTASGFFRGSGARPQTRTVIAYIREYQHRFGVEPICDALREQGITIAPSTFYAHQARGFGPSDHDLTDAYLANSIYDLWAANRRLYGRRKLWKAALRAGIEAGRDQVERLMKLLGITGIRRGKRTTVTTRQDPQGLRHPDHVQRRWNWPTRPDQWWVADFTYVWTPQGFCYVSFITDVFSRRILGWPVMRTKTSLLVQSALEQSLFIRRRTNSEFTTQGLLHHSDAGSQYTALAFTEQLAAAGITGSIGTIGDALDNALMESTIGLFKAEVIWHEQKLWESWQQVEQATAAWVSWFNTQRLHSSIGDLPPVEYEALYYDEPRDSSEPAAA